From one Deltaproteobacteria bacterium genomic stretch:
- a CDS encoding zinc ribbon domain-containing protein, whose product MPIYEFECARCKQLFERFLFSHNDAGGVQCPRCGGEGIKKPSAFSSCGRGSTGGGPSVGSSSCGTGGFSRRFG is encoded by the coding sequence ATGCCTATTTATGAATTCGAGTGCGCAAGATGCAAACAGCTCTTCGAGCGGTTCCTTTTTTCCCACAATGATGCCGGGGGTGTCCAGTGTCCCCGGTGTGGCGGAGAAGGGATAAAAAAACCGTCTGCCTTCTCCTCATGCGGCCGCGGATCCACCGGTGGTGGTCCATCAGTCGGTTCATCCTCCTGCGGCACTGGAGGATTTTCACGTCGTTTTGGGTGA